One segment of Nyctibius grandis isolate bNycGra1 chromosome 11, bNycGra1.pri, whole genome shotgun sequence DNA contains the following:
- the ATP5MC2 gene encoding ATP synthase F(0) complex subunit C2, mitochondrial, translated as MYACTKFVSAPALVRRSSRVLCQPLSASVLSSPEARTEQAGLGAPRSIQTSAAHRDIDTAAKFIGAGAATVGVAGSGAGIGTVFGSLIIGYARNPSLKQQLFSYAILGFALSEAMGLFCLMVAFLILFAM; from the exons ATGTACGCCTGTACAAAGTTCGTCTCCGCTCCTGCGCTA GTGAGGAGGAGCTCGCGGGTGCTGTGCCAGCCCctctctgcctctgtgctgAGCAGCCCCGAGGCCCGGACGGAGCAG GCGGGGCTGGGTGCCCCCCGGTCCATCCAGACGAGCGCGGCCCACCGGGACATCGACACCGCTGCCAAGTTCATCGGTGCCGGCGCTGCCACCGTGGGGGTGGCCGGCTCCGGGGCTGGCATTGGCACCGTCTTCGGCAGCCTCATCATCGGCTACGCCAG GAACCCCTCgctgaaacagcagcttttctcctACGCCATCTTGGGCTTTGCCCTCTCTGAGGCCATGGGGCTCTTCTGCCTCATGGTGGCCTTCCTCATCCTCTTCGCCATGTGA